The Polaromonas naphthalenivorans CJ2 genome has a window encoding:
- a CDS encoding helix-turn-helix domain-containing protein, which yields MSTIIRLDMPAPSGENLKAARMAAGLSQVQAAELMGYPLQAGSRGGVQSRTWQALESATDDRNMPEPIFAMFLLLTGQHPEFRLIEKRSSETNPA from the coding sequence ATGAGCACGATCATCAGACTCGACATGCCAGCACCCAGCGGCGAAAACCTCAAGGCTGCACGCATGGCGGCAGGACTGAGTCAGGTGCAGGCTGCCGAGCTGATGGGGTATCCCCTTCAGGCGGGAAGCCGCGGTGGCGTTCAGTCTCGCACATGGCAAGCGCTGGAAAGCGCAACCGACGACAGGAACATGCCGGAGCCCATTTTTGCGATGTTCTTGCTGCTGACGGGTCAACATCCGGAGTTCCGCCTGATCGAAAAACGTTCGTCCGAAACGAATCCTGCCTGA
- a CDS encoding 3-deoxy-7-phosphoheptulonate synthase — MSTQISDIHIAQADPLPQPRLLQGELPAGEAEAAFIAASRAATRNILRGLDDRLLVIVGPCSIHEPESALEYAARLRRLAPRLDDSLLLVMRVYFEKPRTRMGWKGLIYDPELDGQGDIGAGLRHARRILLECARLGVPAASEILDLVTPQYYAELLTWGAIGARTVQSPLHRQMASALSAPVGFKNATNGSVGAAIDAIHVAVQSHRFPSISLEGKAIVITTTGNPDGHLVLRGASDGPNYDAASVSRAAASLSQAGLPARLVIDCSHGNSNKDFSRQPAVAADIAQQIASGSSSICGLMIESHLVEGRQDIVDGRQGLRYGQSVTDACIGWEATVAVLEQLAASVRQRRAGARA, encoded by the coding sequence ATGTCCACCCAAATCTCAGACATCCACATCGCCCAGGCCGACCCGCTTCCGCAACCCCGGCTGCTGCAGGGCGAACTGCCAGCGGGCGAAGCCGAAGCCGCATTCATTGCCGCCTCGCGCGCCGCCACCCGCAATATATTGCGCGGCCTGGATGACAGGCTGCTGGTTATCGTGGGCCCGTGCTCGATCCACGAGCCTGAGTCGGCCCTGGAATACGCTGCACGGCTGCGCCGGCTGGCCCCGCGCCTGGACGATTCGCTGCTGCTGGTGATGCGCGTCTACTTCGAAAAACCGCGCACGCGCATGGGCTGGAAGGGTTTGATCTACGATCCGGAACTCGACGGCCAGGGCGACATTGGCGCGGGCCTGCGCCATGCGCGGCGCATCTTGCTGGAATGCGCGCGGCTGGGCGTGCCGGCGGCCTCTGAAATCCTGGACCTGGTGACGCCGCAGTATTACGCCGAACTGCTCACCTGGGGCGCGATCGGCGCCCGCACGGTGCAAAGCCCGCTGCACCGGCAGATGGCTTCGGCCCTGTCGGCGCCCGTGGGCTTCAAGAACGCTACCAACGGCAGCGTGGGCGCCGCCATCGACGCCATCCATGTGGCCGTCCAGTCGCATCGCTTTCCCTCCATCTCGCTCGAAGGCAAGGCCATCGTCATCACGACCACCGGCAACCCTGATGGCCACCTGGTGCTGCGCGGCGCCAGTGACGGGCCGAACTACGACGCCGCCAGCGTCAGCCGCGCCGCGGCGAGCCTGTCCCAGGCCGGCCTGCCCGCGCGGCTGGTGATCGACTGCAGCCACGGCAACAGCAACAAGGACTTTTCCAGGCAGCCCGCCGTGGCGGCCGATATCGCGCAGCAGATCGCCAGCGGCTCGAGCAGCATCTGCGGCCTCATGATTGAGAGCCACCTGGTCGAAGGCCGGCAGGACATCGTCGATGGCCGCCAAGGCCTGCGCTACGGGCAGAGCGTCACCGACGCCTGCATCGGCTGGGAGGCGACCGTGGCCGTGCTGGAGCAGCTGGCGGCGTCCGTGCGCCAGCGCCGGGCGGGCGCCAGGGCTTGA
- a CDS encoding Vgb family protein — protein MSRIVEPPTQRQGARRVWSDSRGRIWVAEWNSGNLSMHDPALGMGANSWRTWKAPGADPHVYAVYVDDQDIVWAAEWSNNAMLRFDPGSEKFAVIPMPRPAANIRQILGRPGEVWLPESGTEFISVIKTG, from the coding sequence GTGTCACGCATCGTAGAACCACCCACGCAGCGCCAGGGCGCGCGCCGCGTCTGGTCCGACAGCCGTGGCCGCATCTGGGTGGCCGAATGGAACAGCGGCAACCTCTCCATGCACGACCCGGCGCTGGGCATGGGGGCCAACAGTTGGCGCACCTGGAAAGCGCCAGGAGCCGATCCGCATGTGTACGCCGTGTACGTGGACGACCAGGACATCGTCTGGGCCGCAGAGTGGAGCAACAACGCCATGCTGCGCTTCGACCCGGGCAGCGAGAAGTTCGCTGTGATACCCATGCCACGTCCCGCCGCTAACATCCGCCAGATACTGGGCCGGCCTGGGGAGGTTTGGCTGCCGGAAAGCGGGACCGAGTTTATTTCGGTGATCAAGACGGGGTGA
- a CDS encoding ParB/RepB/Spo0J family partition protein produces the protein MMTDDTSPFLPFVDRAPRPVVTLKPRARLAEATLASLRAAGSAAPGEALRLPLADIDEDPDQPRTVFDDEELQSMARSILAHGVVQPIVVRPPVNGRYVLAFGARRLRASRLAGVTDIPAVIRAQGPGDFAAQLIENQQRADLSNSDLAAAIARLVREGLTTRQIAAICALKDYQVTAFRQAGDLPPALSARLDTADMRALYDLFRQWSKTPAEVIAALPEAGTFLSVTEARRIIGAITGKPTGSIVLERARAQAAFQDSGQNLPGGEPEDEPEKAPPVREPPAKERPPIEEPPAPEGLPAQAQPKAAPGTVQASQGGAPVFLVAAGNGPSGRLVVDRRAGRAGWALVAYATGIEEVDAAQLRIVRIE, from the coding sequence ATGATGACTGATGACACTTCCCCCTTCCTCCCTTTTGTGGACCGCGCGCCCAGGCCCGTGGTCACGCTCAAACCACGCGCCCGGTTGGCCGAGGCAACGCTGGCCAGCCTGCGTGCGGCGGGCAGCGCGGCACCAGGCGAGGCACTGCGCCTTCCCCTGGCCGACATCGACGAGGACCCCGACCAGCCCCGGACGGTGTTTGACGACGAGGAACTCCAGAGCATGGCCCGGAGCATCCTGGCCCATGGCGTGGTGCAGCCCATCGTCGTGCGGCCTCCCGTGAACGGGCGCTACGTGCTGGCCTTTGGCGCGCGCCGCCTGCGCGCGTCCCGGCTGGCCGGCGTGACCGACATTCCGGCCGTGATCCGGGCCCAGGGACCGGGAGACTTTGCAGCGCAGCTGATCGAGAACCAGCAGCGCGCCGACCTGTCCAACTCCGACCTGGCCGCGGCCATTGCCCGCCTGGTCCGCGAAGGCCTGACCACCAGGCAGATCGCGGCCATCTGCGCGCTCAAGGACTACCAGGTGACGGCCTTCCGGCAGGCCGGGGACTTGCCGCCCGCCCTTAGCGCGCGCCTGGACACCGCGGACATGCGCGCGCTGTACGACTTGTTTCGCCAGTGGAGCAAGACGCCGGCGGAGGTCATCGCCGCCTTGCCCGAGGCCGGCACATTCCTCAGCGTGACCGAGGCGAGGCGCATCATTGGCGCGATCACCGGCAAGCCCACCGGCAGCATCGTGCTCGAGCGCGCCCGGGCGCAGGCTGCGTTTCAGGACAGCGGCCAGAATCTGCCAGGAGGCGAGCCAGAGGACGAACCCGAAAAAGCGCCCCCGGTGCGCGAGCCGCCTGCCAAGGAGCGCCCGCCGATCGAGGAGCCGCCCGCGCCAGAAGGCTTGCCGGCTCAGGCCCAACCCAAAGCCGCCCCCGGTACCGTGCAGGCGAGCCAGGGCGGCGCGCCCGTGTTCCTCGTGGCCGCGGGCAATGGGCCGAGCGGCCGGCTGGTGGTGGACCGGCGGGCCGGGCGGGCAGGCTGGGCGCTGGTAGCCTACGCCACCGGCATCGAGGAAGTGGATGCGGCGCAACTGCGGATCGTTCGCATCGAGTAA
- a CDS encoding replication initiation protein — translation MKSVSTLNKPNVSLVMIPKAGKLTAIERKLLNSILLSSARQLREYRALHSQDPSNTHLYSALADELLDPVEVGKSNLKSALRKHVLALRRAVINWEAPDAKSGVVWENLSMLSEARFEIRNGGLYVLWALPPKINEALSDYQEFHFTKLDLEKISRLKSYTAVALYEICVRYKNNFRKEGKGERITNASPPEWWVDALTNIVPKTNKETGQPVRREWRKVKNEAVKKAIEEINAVTDLDIVLTEKKTGKAVSLVQFEIRLKKPEPREIQSSHFELIKSGICLGLTETQIASGIERTSVEQVGLGLAKLEARIKHQELEPVVNVGRYFNSIINDGAPVKVVNDAEIERKPALLTTDTPVAQEKSVLTLAREDFMTLPEVEKRGFAARALKVLVARGVATARIQRNAEEGVWSGVLLSQMIEIFSGEKSIKPAPSDGP, via the coding sequence ATGAAATCAGTAAGCACGCTCAACAAGCCGAATGTCTCCCTGGTGATGATTCCAAAGGCGGGCAAGCTTACGGCTATCGAGCGAAAGTTGCTCAACTCGATATTGCTTTCTTCAGCCCGGCAGTTGCGCGAATACCGGGCATTGCATAGCCAAGATCCTTCCAACACACACCTTTATTCCGCTCTTGCGGATGAGTTGCTGGATCCAGTAGAAGTTGGCAAATCTAATTTGAAGTCAGCGTTGCGCAAGCATGTTTTAGCCCTAAGGCGTGCTGTGATCAATTGGGAAGCACCAGACGCAAAGAGCGGGGTCGTCTGGGAAAATCTCAGTATGCTTAGTGAAGCAAGATTTGAGATCCGCAACGGAGGCCTCTATGTGTTATGGGCGCTGCCGCCAAAAATAAATGAAGCTCTGTCTGACTATCAAGAATTTCATTTCACTAAGCTTGACCTTGAAAAAATCTCTCGGCTCAAGAGCTATACAGCTGTTGCACTTTATGAGATATGCGTCAGGTACAAGAACAATTTCCGCAAAGAAGGTAAAGGTGAGCGCATCACTAACGCGAGCCCACCTGAGTGGTGGGTTGATGCGCTCACAAACATAGTCCCGAAGACAAATAAAGAGACGGGTCAGCCGGTACGCCGAGAGTGGCGCAAAGTGAAGAACGAGGCCGTTAAAAAAGCAATCGAAGAGATCAATGCCGTAACCGATCTGGACATCGTGTTGACCGAGAAGAAAACGGGTAAGGCCGTTAGCCTGGTGCAGTTCGAAATTCGTCTGAAGAAGCCAGAGCCGCGGGAGATTCAAAGTAGCCATTTTGAATTGATTAAGTCGGGTATCTGCCTTGGTCTGACGGAGACGCAAATTGCATCTGGAATTGAGCGAACATCAGTGGAGCAAGTCGGCTTAGGCCTTGCAAAACTGGAGGCACGAATCAAGCATCAGGAACTTGAGCCTGTGGTGAACGTGGGGCGGTACTTCAATTCGATCATCAACGACGGTGCGCCGGTGAAGGTGGTTAATGATGCTGAAATTGAGCGCAAGCCTGCACTGTTGACTACTGACACACCGGTTGCTCAAGAGAAGAGCGTTCTGACGCTGGCCAGGGAGGATTTCATGACTCTTCCTGAGGTGGAAAAGCGAGGCTTCGCAGCCCGAGCCCTTAAGGTGCTGGTGGCCCGAGGTGTCGCAACGGCACGAATTCAACGCAATGCCGAGGAGGGCGTCTGGAGTGGGGTGCTTCTCAGCCAGATGATTGAGATCTTTAGCGGGGAAAAGTCAATCAAGCCGGCACCATCAGATGGTCCGTGA
- the tnpB gene encoding IS66 family insertion sequence element accessory protein TnpB (TnpB, as the term is used for proteins encoded by IS66 family insertion elements, is considered an accessory protein, since TnpC, encoded by a neighboring gene, is a DDE family transposase.): MGTERLLARVVQVFGVAQAHHGYLFANARGNRIKLLLHDGFGLWCAARRLNQGGFEWPRGGADMATSITLTKPQFDALVLGLPWSRLEQMQTITHL, from the coding sequence ATGGGAACGGAGCGCTTGCTGGCCCGGGTGGTGCAGGTGTTCGGGGTTGCCCAGGCCCACCATGGATACCTGTTTGCCAACGCCCGTGGCAACCGCATCAAACTACTGCTGCACGATGGCTTCGGCCTGTGGTGTGCGGCCCGGCGGCTCAATCAGGGTGGTTTTGAATGGCCACGCGGTGGTGCCGATATGGCGACATCCATCACATTGACCAAGCCACAATTCGATGCGCTGGTGCTCGGCCTTCCCTGGAGTCGGCTGGAACAAATGCAGACCATTACGCACTTGTGA
- the tnpC gene encoding IS66 family transposase → MLNVHTLSAQDFVGLGPEAAAALAAKVLQHIGQQSQQIDSQAKTIEFKEARIQSILFELRRLKAWRFDAKTERMNAEQRQLFEETLAADQADLEAQLAALKAVAKDSGDTADTEHDTRRKPKRQALPEHLKRVEHHHEPENTTCGCGQAMVRIGEDVSERLDIIPAEFFVHRHIRGKWACKCCQTLVQEPVGPQIIDKGMPTAGLVAHTAVSRFVDHIPYYRQEQINARSGVHTPRSTLASWSGQAGAALVPLYAAHREFVLSCAVVHADETPVAMLDPGAGKTKRAYVWAYARSGFDVSPGVVYEFCLGRGAKYPLEFLKGWSGTLISDGYGVYDQVLKQESRVGAACLAHARRKFDELVKDRLSPVGTQVIQRIAALYQIERQVKGLSPEDRLSIRQSSAKPLCKDLHAWLKRERQRVPEGSATAKAIDYSLNRWEALTTYLADGNVQIDNNHLENLIRPWAMACS, encoded by the coding sequence ATGCTCAACGTGCACACCCTCAGCGCTCAGGACTTCGTCGGTCTGGGCCCTGAGGCCGCTGCAGCGTTGGCGGCCAAGGTTCTCCAGCACATTGGCCAGCAAAGCCAGCAAATTGACTCGCAGGCGAAGACCATCGAGTTCAAGGAAGCGCGTATCCAGAGCATCCTGTTTGAGCTGCGCCGCCTGAAGGCTTGGCGCTTTGATGCCAAGACCGAGCGCATGAATGCTGAGCAGCGCCAGTTGTTTGAAGAAACGCTGGCGGCCGACCAGGCGGATTTGGAAGCACAACTTGCAGCACTGAAGGCGGTCGCCAAGGATTCTGGCGACACGGCAGACACCGAGCATGACACCCGCCGTAAGCCCAAACGTCAAGCCCTGCCAGAACACCTCAAACGGGTCGAACACCACCACGAGCCAGAGAACACAACCTGCGGATGCGGTCAGGCCATGGTGCGTATCGGTGAAGACGTGAGCGAACGCCTGGACATCATTCCAGCCGAATTCTTCGTGCACCGCCACATCCGCGGCAAATGGGCCTGCAAGTGCTGCCAGACCCTGGTACAAGAACCGGTGGGGCCACAGATCATCGACAAAGGCATGCCCACGGCAGGCCTGGTGGCACACACTGCCGTGAGCCGCTTCGTCGATCACATTCCGTATTACCGGCAAGAACAAATCAACGCCCGCTCTGGCGTTCACACGCCGCGCTCGACGCTGGCATCGTGGTCTGGCCAGGCAGGCGCTGCCCTTGTGCCCCTGTATGCGGCGCACCGGGAGTTTGTCCTCAGCTGCGCGGTGGTTCATGCCGACGAGACGCCAGTGGCCATGCTGGACCCCGGCGCGGGCAAGACCAAGCGGGCCTACGTCTGGGCTTATGCTAGAAGCGGCTTTGATGTTTCACCCGGCGTGGTGTATGAATTTTGCCTGGGCAGAGGGGCCAAGTACCCGCTTGAATTTCTCAAGGGCTGGTCGGGCACGCTGATCTCCGACGGGTACGGGGTGTACGACCAGGTCCTGAAGCAGGAGAGCCGCGTCGGCGCAGCTTGCCTGGCGCACGCGCGTCGCAAGTTTGATGAACTGGTCAAGGACCGCCTGAGTCCGGTGGGCACGCAAGTGATACAGCGCATTGCCGCGCTCTACCAGATCGAGCGCCAGGTCAAAGGCTTGTCGCCCGAAGATCGACTCTCTATCAGGCAATCGAGCGCAAAGCCGCTTTGCAAGGACCTGCACGCCTGGCTGAAGCGGGAGAGGCAACGCGTGCCCGAGGGCAGTGCCACGGCCAAAGCGATTGACTACAGCCTGAACCGCTGGGAAGCGCTGACAACTTATCTGGCCGACGGCAACGTCCAGATTGATAACAACCATCTCGAAAATCTGATTCGGCCATGGGCAATGGCGTGTTCATAA
- a CDS encoding recombinase family protein codes for MTTSDLLPAAVLRRKAVVYVRQSTQSQVQTNLESQRRQYDLVAQARRLGFAQVEVIDDDLGRSASGMVDRPGFERLVAWLCAGEVGAVLCFDASRLARNGRDWHHLLELCGLVEARVIDPDGVYDPCRPNDRLLLGMKGSISEFELGVIRARMFEAARAKAHRGELRISVPIGYVWHRQIGLGLDPDMRLQETIRLIFARFRTLGSARQVMLSLAADDVHFPRPSDGKKMVSFDWTPIRYRNVISILKNPFYAGVYAYGKSEKRTTLVQGRLRKTYKHGKPLDRWDVMIKDHHEAYIDWAEFERNQKQLAVNAYGKVDGTKSGRGGRALLAGMLCCGRCGRRLTVAYTGRGVPQPVYRCDRPNLQLAQPRCFTFGARRPDEAIARELLRAVEPLAVEAALQAERRYMQVQADQRRIVELELQQARYEAGLAERRYAACDPDHRLIAAQLEKSWEAALQRVLACEQRLNVARQVQSSARPDLTGLEEDLAAAWDAPGVTMRARQQLLRTLVKDIVADVDDQAREVVLTIHWRGGQHSQVRVVKPRTGEHGCRTPDEALAVMRSMAGKWSDEHIAATLNRMGLPTGQAKTWTAHRVSSVRRVNDIHAYRSAEKDGQWLTMSEAAAKLGVNNHRIRRLIKEGLLPAEQVVPRAPYQIRASDLLEQRVIDAIARTLSPCRAVSEKQMSMFSST; via the coding sequence ATGACGACCTCTGATCTGTTGCCGGCCGCAGTGCTGCGTCGCAAAGCTGTCGTCTATGTGCGCCAGTCAACTCAGTCACAAGTGCAGACCAACCTGGAGAGCCAGCGCCGGCAGTACGACCTGGTGGCGCAAGCTCGCCGCCTCGGATTTGCGCAGGTGGAAGTCATCGACGATGACCTCGGCCGTTCCGCCAGCGGTATGGTGGACCGACCGGGCTTTGAGCGGCTCGTGGCCTGGTTGTGCGCTGGCGAAGTCGGCGCCGTCTTGTGCTTCGACGCCTCCCGGCTTGCCCGCAATGGACGTGACTGGCACCACCTGCTGGAGCTGTGTGGCCTGGTCGAGGCACGGGTCATTGACCCGGACGGCGTGTACGACCCGTGCCGGCCCAACGACCGTCTGCTGCTGGGCATGAAGGGCAGTATCAGCGAGTTCGAGCTCGGCGTGATCAGGGCAAGGATGTTCGAAGCGGCTCGTGCCAAGGCGCATCGCGGTGAATTGCGCATCAGTGTCCCCATCGGCTACGTCTGGCACCGGCAGATCGGGTTGGGGTTGGATCCGGACATGCGCCTGCAGGAGACGATCCGGTTGATCTTCGCGCGCTTTCGCACGCTCGGCAGCGCCAGGCAGGTGATGCTTTCCCTTGCGGCAGACGATGTCCATTTCCCACGGCCCTCGGACGGCAAGAAGATGGTGAGCTTTGACTGGACGCCGATCCGCTACCGCAACGTGATCTCGATACTCAAGAATCCCTTCTATGCCGGCGTCTATGCATACGGCAAGAGTGAGAAGCGTACGACGCTCGTGCAAGGGCGACTTCGCAAGACCTACAAGCATGGCAAGCCGCTCGATCGGTGGGACGTGATGATCAAGGATCATCACGAAGCCTACATCGACTGGGCCGAGTTCGAACGTAATCAAAAGCAGCTTGCCGTCAATGCCTACGGTAAAGTCGATGGAACGAAGTCCGGGCGCGGTGGCCGGGCGTTGCTCGCGGGAATGCTGTGCTGCGGGCGTTGTGGGCGGCGCCTGACGGTGGCGTATACGGGGCGCGGGGTGCCTCAACCGGTGTACCGATGTGACCGCCCCAATCTTCAGCTCGCTCAGCCGAGATGCTTCACGTTTGGCGCACGCCGACCCGACGAAGCGATTGCCCGGGAGCTGCTGCGCGCTGTGGAGCCCTTGGCCGTCGAGGCGGCATTGCAGGCTGAGCGGAGGTATATGCAAGTTCAAGCGGACCAGCGACGAATCGTGGAGCTGGAGTTGCAGCAGGCCCGTTACGAGGCTGGTTTGGCAGAGCGCCGCTACGCGGCCTGTGACCCAGACCATCGCTTGATTGCCGCACAACTGGAGAAGAGCTGGGAGGCTGCTTTGCAGCGCGTGCTCGCCTGTGAGCAGCGCTTGAACGTGGCCCGGCAGGTGCAGTCCTCTGCCAGGCCCGACTTGACCGGCTTGGAGGAAGATCTCGCGGCCGCGTGGGATGCGCCGGGCGTGACCATGCGCGCGCGCCAGCAGTTGCTGCGCACACTCGTCAAGGACATCGTTGCCGATGTCGACGACCAGGCCCGCGAGGTCGTGCTGACGATTCACTGGCGCGGAGGCCAGCATTCGCAGGTGAGGGTCGTCAAGCCACGCACAGGCGAGCACGGCTGCCGCACGCCCGATGAAGCCCTGGCCGTCATGCGCAGCATGGCAGGCAAGTGGTCTGACGAGCACATCGCCGCGACGCTCAATCGCATGGGACTGCCCACGGGCCAGGCCAAGACGTGGACCGCGCATCGCGTGAGCTCCGTGCGCAGGGTCAACGACATCCATGCGTACCGCTCGGCCGAGAAGGACGGGCAGTGGTTGACCATGTCAGAAGCGGCTGCCAAGCTCGGGGTCAACAACCACCGCATTCGGCGCCTGATCAAGGAGGGATTGCTGCCGGCCGAACAGGTGGTGCCGCGGGCGCCGTATCAGATTCGGGCCAGCGACCTGCTCGAGCAGCGGGTGATTGACGCCATCGCGCGAACACTCAGCCCGTGTCGGGCCGTCAGCGAGAAGCAGATGTCAATGTTTTCAAGCACTTAA
- a CDS encoding Uma2 family endonuclease: MEGEEQQAERHEFYRGETFAMAGSMARHNRVVLNLASRIGEHLDGTRCQVFTTSMKGKRLGTAP; encoded by the coding sequence CTGGAGGGGGAAGAACAGCAGGCGGAACGACACGAGTTCTATCGGGGCGAAACCTTCGCCATGGCAGGCAGCATGGCCCGGCACAACCGCGTGGTCCTGAACCTGGCCAGCCGCATCGGTGAGCACCTGGACGGCACGCGCTGCCAAGTGTTCACCACGAGCATGAAAGGTAAGCGTCTTGGCACGGCACCTTGA
- a CDS encoding MBL fold metallo-hydrolase, producing the protein MSETPILDSRPDEWVNPAPSAAPYALQYPCGEPPASGQVREVAPGVLWLRMPLPFELDHINLWALADEDEHGPGWAIVDTGTKTPEALAAWRQLIAADGPLAATSQGARITRILCTHMHPDHVGMAGWLTRKFGCRLWMTRLEYLTCRTLAGDTGREAPDEAISFYRQAGWNEEALDVYRTRFGGFGKYMHALPDSFRRISDGETLRIGAHDWRVIVGRGHSPEHACLLSDELGVLVSGDQVLPRISSNVSVFPTEPDADPLGDWIASIAHLRTTLGDDLLVLPAHGEPFRGLHARLDRLAQGHDRGLERLRRSLADSPRRAIDVFGALFARPIDNNGHLLGLATGESLAHINHLLARGEAVCEMGVDGVRRYRMK; encoded by the coding sequence ATGTCCGAAACTCCTATCCTTGACAGCCGTCCTGACGAATGGGTCAATCCCGCCCCGAGTGCCGCGCCCTACGCGCTGCAGTACCCCTGTGGCGAGCCGCCCGCTTCTGGCCAGGTGCGCGAGGTCGCGCCCGGCGTGCTGTGGCTGCGCATGCCCTTGCCGTTTGAGCTCGACCACATCAACCTGTGGGCGCTGGCCGACGAAGACGAGCACGGCCCCGGCTGGGCCATCGTCGATACCGGCACCAAGACGCCCGAGGCACTCGCCGCCTGGCGCCAGTTGATCGCTGCCGACGGCCCGCTGGCCGCCACGTCCCAAGGCGCGCGCATCACGCGCATCTTGTGCACCCACATGCACCCCGACCATGTCGGCATGGCCGGCTGGCTCACGCGCAAGTTCGGCTGCCGGTTGTGGATGACACGGCTCGAATACCTGACCTGCCGCACCCTGGCGGGCGACACCGGCCGGGAGGCGCCCGACGAGGCCATCAGCTTTTACCGCCAGGCCGGCTGGAATGAGGAAGCGCTCGATGTCTACCGAACCCGCTTTGGCGGCTTTGGCAAGTACATGCATGCGCTGCCCGACAGCTTCCGGCGCATCAGTGACGGCGAGACCCTGCGCATCGGCGCGCACGACTGGCGCGTCATCGTCGGCCGAGGCCATTCGCCCGAGCATGCCTGCTTGCTCAGCGACGAGCTGGGCGTGCTGGTGTCTGGCGACCAGGTGCTGCCGCGCATCTCGTCCAATGTGAGCGTGTTCCCCACCGAGCCGGATGCCGACCCGCTGGGCGACTGGATCGCGAGCATCGCTCACCTGCGCACCACGCTGGGCGATGACCTCTTGGTGCTGCCGGCGCACGGGGAGCCCTTTCGTGGCCTGCACGCCCGGCTGGACCGCCTGGCACAAGGCCATGACCGCGGCCTGGAGCGGCTGCGCCGAAGCCTGGCCGATAGCCCCAGGCGTGCGATAGACGTCTTCGGCGCGCTGTTCGCCCGGCCGATCGACAACAATGGCCACCTGCTGGGCCTGGCCACAGGCGAAAGCCTGGCCCACATCAACCACCTGCTGGCGCGCGGCGAGGCGGTGTGCGAAATGGGCGTGGACGGGGTGCGCCGTTACCGGATGAAGTGA
- the tnpA gene encoding IS66-like element accessory protein TnpA has product MEHSKTLARRPHSEAFRTQVLSECSQPGACVAAIALAHGLNANLVHKWRRKARQAPADGTRQRPECAGFVALALPCAQQAAPALPDIHMELRRGAATIEVRWPVAAAAECAAWLREWLR; this is encoded by the coding sequence ATGGAACACTCCAAAACGCTTGCCCGACGGCCTCACAGCGAGGCGTTCAGGACGCAAGTTTTGAGCGAATGCAGCCAGCCAGGCGCTTGCGTCGCAGCGATCGCACTGGCCCATGGGCTCAACGCCAATCTCGTGCACAAATGGCGCCGCAAGGCCCGCCAGGCGCCGGCGGACGGCACGCGGCAACGGCCCGAATGTGCCGGCTTCGTTGCACTGGCATTGCCCTGTGCACAGCAGGCCGCACCCGCGCTGCCGGACATTCATATGGAACTGCGCCGAGGCGCTGCCACTATTGAAGTGCGCTGGCCCGTTGCCGCCGCGGCAGAGTGCGCGGCCTGGCTACGCGAGTGGCTGCGATGA
- the tnpB gene encoding IS66 family insertion sequence element accessory protein TnpB (TnpB, as the term is used for proteins encoded by IS66 family insertion elements, is considered an accessory protein, since TnpC, encoded by a neighboring gene, is a DDE family transposase.) produces the protein MIRIDALWLATAPIDMRMGTERLLARVVQVFGVAQAHHGYLFANARGNRIKLLLHDGFGLWCAARRLNQGGFEWPRGGADMATSITLTKPQFDALVLGLPWSRLEQMQTITHL, from the coding sequence ATGATCCGCATCGACGCGCTGTGGCTGGCAACAGCTCCCATCGACATGCGCATGGGAACGGAGCGCTTGCTGGCCCGGGTGGTGCAGGTGTTCGGGGTTGCCCAGGCCCACCATGGATACCTGTTTGCCAACGCCCGTGGCAACCGCATCAAACTACTGCTGCACGATGGCTTCGGCCTGTGGTGTGCGGCCCGGCGGCTCAATCAGGGTGGTTTTGAATGGCCACGCGGTGGTGCCGATATGGCGACATCCATCACATTGACCAAGCCACAATTCGATGCGCTGGTGCTCGGCCTTCCCTGGAGTCGGCTGGAACAAATGCAGACCATTACGCACTTGTGA